The proteins below are encoded in one region of Salmo salar chromosome ssa02, Ssal_v3.1, whole genome shotgun sequence:
- the LOC106594137 gene encoding piggyBac transposable element-derived protein 4-like: protein SLRDYWSTDPMFATPFFATLFSQDRFLILLRCLHFVNNATAILSDPLYKIRIVLISLTSAFGRVFVPYKDLCIDESLMLWKGRLAFRQYIPSKRHRFGVKFFVMCDVKTGYVLDIIVYTGSTTDIKHYEGLGVSGSVVMTMLAPHLGKGHTLYVDNWYSSPTLFQHLLFNCTGACGTVRSNRKGMPAFGCRKMQRGEVEFQENGQQLAVKWHDKRDVHVLSTVHTATMSATGKVDHLTGERKIKPDCVLDYNLKMGAVDKADMINSFVECTRKTTKWYKKIFFQLIDTAVLNGSIVHRQLTGKVITYQKYRENLMRELLEEHHTPRRPSTGGRPALDNPLRLTARHFPCKVPQTAAQGSRTRRHCKVCLSGARRSKQRKMTKYMCLACDTPLCISPCFEEYHMLKHY from the exons tccctaagagactactggagcacagatcctatgtttgcaactcccttctttgccaccctcttttcccaagaccgcttcctaattctgctgcgatgcctgcatttcgtcaacaatgctactgccatcctaagtgacccgttatacaaaataagaattgttcttatcagcctgacatcagcatttggtcgggtctttgtgccatacaaggacctatgcattgatgagtccctgatgttatggaaaggtaggctggcgttccgtcaatatattccctccaaaaggcacaggtttggggtcaagttCTTTGTCATGTGCGACGTGAAGACAGGATATGTCCTGGATATTATAGTGTACACAGGGTCTACCACTGACATCAAACATTATGAGGGGCTTGGGGTGTCTGGGTCCGTGGTGATGACCATGCTGGCTCCTCATCTCGGCAAGGGACACACTTTGTACGTGGACAATTGGTACAGCAGTCccacactcttccagcatctgctCTTCAACTGCACAGGGGCCTGTGGCACAGTCAGGTCGAACAGGAAGGGGATGCCGGCATTCGGATGCAGGaagatgcagagaggggaggtggagttccaggagaacggtcaacagctggcagtaaagtggcatgacaaaagagacgtccatgtcctctccactgtccatacagcaaccatgtcggccacagggaaggtggaccacctgacgggagagagaaagataaaaccAGATTGTGTGCTagactataacctcaaaatgggggccgtggataaggcggacatgataaacagctttgtggaatgcactcggaaaacgaccaagtggtataagaagaTATTTTTCCAGCTGATCGACACTGCTGTCCTCAACGGCAGCATAGTTCACCGCCAACTAAcag GTAAAGTAATTACCTACCAAAAATACAGAGAGAACCTCATGAGAGAGCTGTTGGAGGAGCACCACACCCCTCGGCGCCCCTCCACTGGGGGTCGCCCTGCTTTAGACAATCCCCTACGCCTCACTGCACGGCATTTTCCCTGCAAAGTCCCTCAAACTGCTGCTCAAGGTAGTCGCACACGGAGGCACTGCAAAGTCTGCCTGTCTGGCGCCAGGAGAAGTAAGCAGAGGAAGATGAcaaaatacatgtgtttagcttgtGATACACCTCTATGTATTTCACCATGCTTTGAGGAGTATCACATGCTCAAGCATtattga